A region from the Benincasa hispida cultivar B227 chromosome 10, ASM972705v1, whole genome shotgun sequence genome encodes:
- the LOC120088888 gene encoding chloride channel protein CLC-e — translation MGAFDSMGTKLNNAPHYPRLSPLPSASFCKNFSALAFSSSISALYDPNNTISNGLENYAVGSNSYGSLLGLHFSLCPKRTGLVFRPISALPGSEESKSPVSVSSDGRFSIKRSEEEEEEEEEEEEEEGIAYGIGSSTIISSCFVGLLTGIGVVLFNNAVHEIRDFSWDGIPNRGASWLREMPIQDIWKRVILVPACGGFLVSFLNLLRDATDVKLEQPQGDGPSTKFGVPVSISNKFKAALQPFLKAVAASVTLGTGNSLGPEGPSVDIGTSVGKGISTVFDKNSRTKLSLIAAGSAAGISSGFNAAVAGCFFAIESVLWPSPADSTISLTNTTSMVILSAVIASVVSQVGLGVEPAFKVPVYDFRSPSELPLYLLLGVLCGLVSLSFSKCTSYMLATVDKFHKDFGMPKALFPILGGFTTGLIALAYPEILYWGFENVDLLLESRPFVKPLSAELLAQLVVIKILATSLCRASGLVGGYYAPSLFIGAATGMAYGKFIGLALSEPNTVIDFSIFEVASPQAYGLVGMAATLAGVCQVPLTAVLLLFELTQDYRIVLPLLGAVGVSSWITSGQKRKRSSQQTKKLPPGRSLTSQQSTAYDSNSNNQSSNYADDGQTNYPNDLCEIESSLCAYDSDSETVELERKIFVSEAMTTKYITVLMGTFLVEAVNLMLAEKQSCALIVDEENTLIGILALEDIQKLSKNAKSRSEELKELVVSEICSLDGKICQVPWTATPSMDILTAKMIMKNLGVTQVPVVRDQMGYLVGVLDWECIDLTCRILATRESLG, via the exons ATGGGGGCTTTCGATTCCATGGGAACAAAGCTTAACAATGCCCCTCATTACCCTCGTCTTTCCCCTCTCCCTTCTGCTTCTTTCTGCAAAAATTTCTCCGCTCTGGCCTTCTCTTCCTCAATTTCTGCCCTATATGATCCCAATAACACCATCTCTAATGGACTTGAAAATTATGCAGTGGGTAGTAACAGCTATGGCAGTTTATTGGgtcttcatttttctctttgcCCAAAACGAACTGGGTTAGTTTTTAGGCCGATTTCGGCCCTGCCCGGAAGCGAAGAATCTAAATCCCCTGTTTCTGTTAGCAGCGACGGCCGATTTAGTATAAAACggagtgaagaagaagaagaagaagaagaagaagaagaagaagaagaaggtataGCCTATGGAATTGGGAGTTCAACAATAATATCGTCGTGTTTCGTTGGTCTTCTTACAGGCATCGGTGTCGTGCTCTTCAATAACGCA GTGCATGAGATACGTGATTTTTCCTGGGATGGAATTCCTAATAGAGGGGCGTCCTGGTTAAGAGAAATGCCCATTCAAGATATATGGAAACGAGTTATATTGGTTCCTGCTTGTGGGGGATTTCTTGTTAGCTTTTTGAATCTGCTTAGAGATGCTACAGATGTGAAACTGGAGCAACCTCAAGGGGATGGCCCTTCCACAAAATTTGGAGTCCCAGTTTCAATTTCTAATAAGTTCAAGGCTGCATTGCAACCTTTCCTAAAGGCTGTTGCTGCTTCTGTAACCCTTGGTACTGGTAACTCTTTGGGACCGGAAGGTCCTAGCGTCGACATTGGTACTTCTGTTGGCAAGGGTATTTCCACTGTGTTTGACAAGAATTCTAGAACAAAGCTTTCTTTGATAGCTGCTGGATCAGCAGCTGGAATCTCATCTG GGTTTAATGCTGCAGTTGCTGGCTGTTTTTTTGCTATTGAATCAGTCTTGTGGCCATCTCCTGCTGATTCAACTATTTCTCTCACAAACACCACTTCAATGGTTATATTAAGTGCTGTTATAGCTTCTGTAGTTTCACAAGTTGGTCTTGGAGTAGAACCAGCATTCAAGGTCCCAGTTTATGATTTTCGATCACCAAGTG AGCTTCCACTATATCTCTTGTTGGGTGTCCTCTGCGGCTTGGTTTCATTGAGCTTTTCTAAATGCACATCTTACATGCTTGCAACCGTCGACAAATTTCATAAGGACTTTGGCATGCCGAAGGCTTTGTTCCCTATTCTAGGTGGCTTCACTACTGGACTGATAGCCTTGGCATATCCTGAAATTCTGTATTGGGGTTTTGAGAATGTCGATCTTTTGTTGGAATCTCGGCCTTTTGTGAAACCCCTCTCAGCTGAATTATTGGCTCAGCTTGTTGTCATCAAGATTTTGGCCACCTCTTTGTGCAGAGCATCTGGATTAGTGGGAGGGTATTATGCACCATCCCTGTTTATTGGCGCCGCAACTGGAATGGCATATGGGAAATTCATTGGCCTTGCACTTTCTGAGCCCAACACTGTAATTGACTTCTCCATTTTCGAAGTGGCGTCACCTCAAGCGTATGGATTG GTTGGAATGGCTGCTACTCTTGCTGGGGTTTGTCAGGTGCCTCTTACTGCTGTTCTGTTGCTTTTTGAGTTGACACAAGATTACCGAATTGTTCTTCCTTTACTCGGGGCAGTGGGAGTGTCGTCATGGATCACTTCCGGgcagaaaaggaaaagaagttcCCAGCAGACGAAGAAACTTCCCCCAGGGAGAAGTCTTACCAGTCAACAATCTACAGCATATGATAGTAATTCAAACAACCAATCTTCTAATTATGCAGATGATGGACAAACAAATTACCCAAATGATCTGTGTGAAATTGAAAGCTCGCTTTGTGCATATGATTCTGATAGTGAAACCGTAGAGTtggaaaggaaaatatttgtGTCCGAAGCCATGACAACGAAATACATTACCGTCCTCATGGGCACTTTCCTCGTAGAAGCAGTAAATCTAATGCTTGCAGAGAAGCAGTCCTGTGCATTGATCGTGGATGAAGAGAATACTTTGATTGGCATATTAGCGCTTGAAGACATTCAAAAGTTAAGCAAAAATGctaaatcaagaagtgaagaacTAAAG GAGCTTGTAGTTTCTGAGATTTGCTCACTAGATGGGAAAATATGTCAAGTACCATGGACGGCAACTCCGAGTATGGATATTCTTACAGCTAAAATGATTATGAAGAATCTTGGTGTGACCCAAGTTCCAGTGGTGAGAGATCAGATGGGTTACCTTGTGGGTGTTTTAGACTGGGAGTGTATTGACCTCACTTGCAG AATTCTTGCAACAAGAGAATCCCTGGGCTGA
- the LOC120089300 gene encoding phototropin-2 isoform X2: MEDKRGMSSNKPTDKWMAFDRESNTTNTPGNESEDRKSWQSSSKRATSTEANIAERAAEWGLVVETNVEEGSFKAIVGRASGEGGGSKRSSEKISDTGRTSSFGNETSGVFPRVSQELKDALASLEQTFVVSDATKPDCPIVYASSGFFGMTGYASEEVIGRNCRFLQGPETDQKEVDKIRYAVKNGKSYCGRLLNYKKNGTPFWNLLTVTPIKDDNGNTIKFIGMQVEVSKYTEGINDKALRPNGLPKSLIRYDARQKEKAMDSITEVVQTVKNPRSNRAMSHDTTRKKEDLEKFNLDYVLPKSVEAASATPGRQTPQQDLRDDGLGKKPRLSSRVSLVGFKGKSLSSSRKLEVTAFEPEILMTDEIERTDSWDRAEREKDIRQGIDLATTLERIEKNFVITDPRLPDNPIIFASDSFLELTEYTREEILGRNCRFLQGPETDQETVSKIRDAIREQREITVQLINYTKTGKKFWNLFHLQPMRDETGELQYFIGVQLDGSGHVEPLQNRLSETAEMQSAKLVKATAENVDEAVRELPDANLRPEDLWAIHSQPVFPRPHKKHSSSWTAIQKIIRRGEKIGLQHFKPIKPLGCGDTGSVHLVELLGTSELYALKAMEKSALLNRNKVHRACIERQIIALLDHPFLPTLYTSFETPTHVCLITDFCPGGELFALLDKQPMKMFKEDSARFYAAEVVIGLEYLHCLGIIYRDLKPENILLQKDGHITLADFDLSLVTSCKPQIVKYPLPQGRRRSRSQPPPVFVAEPITQSNSFVGTEEYIAPVWKL; this comes from the exons ATGGAGGACAAGCGAGGTATGAGCAGCAACAAGCCTACCGATAAATGGATGGCATTTGACAGAGAATCAAACACAACAAACACTCCTGGAAATGAATCAGAAGACAGAAAAAGCTGGCAATCTTCTTCCAAACGGGCAACATCAACAGAAGCAAACATAGCAGAAAGGGCGGCGGAGTGGGGACTGGTGGTGGAGACAAACGTGGAAGAAGGCAGTTTCAAGGCCATCGTGGGGAGAGCATCAGGGGAAGGAGGGGGCAGCAAAAGATCATCAGAGAAAATCAGTGACACAGGAAGAACATCAAGCTTTGGCAATGAAACCTCTGGAGTTTTCCCAAGGGTATCACAAGAGTTGAAGGATGCTTTGGCTTCTTTGGAACAGACATTTGTAGTCTCTGATGCCACCAAACCAGACTGCCCCATCGTGTATGCGAGCAGTGGCTTCTTTGGCATGACTGGTTATGCTTCAGAGGAGGTCATTGGAAGGAACTG CCGTTTTCTTCAGGGACCAGAGACGGACCAGAAAGAAGTTGACAAAATTCGATATGCAGTGAAAAACGGCAAAAGCTACTGCGGGAGGCTTTTGAACTACAAGAAGAATGGCACTCCTTTCTGGAATCTTCTGACAGTCACGCCTATCAAGGATGACAATGGCAATACTATCAAATTTATTGG AATGCAGGTAGAAGTAAGCAAGTACACAGAAGGCATAAATGATAAAGCATTACGACCGAACGGGTTGCCGAAGTCTTTAATCCGCTATGATG CTCGCCAGAAGGAAAAGGCAATGGATTCCATCACAGAGGTTGTTCAGACCGTGAAGAATCCTCGATCTAATCGAGCTATGAGTCATGACACTACCagaaaaaaagaagatttgGAAAAGTTCAATCTTGATTATGTTCTTCCAAAGTCGGTTGAAGCTGCAAGTGCTACACCGGGTAGACAAACTCCTCAACAGGACCTCAGAGATGATGGGTTAGGCAAGAAACCTAGGTTATCAAGTCGAGTTTCTTTAGTGGG TTTCAAAGGGAAATCTCTAAGCAGTTCAAGGAAGCTTGAAGTAACAGCCTTTGAACCAGAAATTTTGATGACCGACGAAATAGAACGGACTGATAGTTGGGACCGTGCTGAAAGAGAAAAGGATATTCGCCAAGGAATTGATTTAGCTACCACATTGGAGCGAATTGAGAAAAATTTTGTCATTACTGATCCAAGGCTTCCTGATAATCCAATT ATATTTGCATCTGACAGCTTTCTTGAATTGACGGAATATACACGTGAGGAAATTTTGGGACGAAACTGTCG GTTTCTTCAAGGACCTGAAACGGATCAAGAAACTGTCTCAAAGATAAGGGATGCAATTAGGGAACAAAGAGAAATAACTGTTCAGTTGATCAACTATACCAAGACTG GTAAAAAGTTCTGGAATTTATTCCACTTGCAACCAATGCGTGATGAAACG GGAGAGCTTCAGTATTTTATTGGTGTACAACTAGATGGAAGTGGTCATGTGGAACCTTTGCAAAACCGCCTTTCTGAGACGGCAGAGATGCAAAGTGCCAAGCtg GTTAAAGCCACTGCAGAGAATGTTGATGAGGCTGTCCGTGAACTTCCTGATGCCAACTTG AGACCAGAAGATTTGTGGGCAATTCACTCTCAACCAGTCTTCCCAAGGCCTCACAAGAAGCATAGTTCTTCTTGGACTGCTATACAGAAG atTATCCGACGTGGTGAAAAAATTGGACTCCAACATTTTAAGCCTATTAAACCACTGGGTTGTGGAGACACTGGCAG TGTTCATCTGGTGGAACTTCTAGGTACAAGCGAACTTTATGCCTTGAAAGCAATGGAGAAATCAGCACTTTTGAATCGAAACAAG GTCCACAGAGCATGCATTGAAAGGCAAATCATTGCGCTTTTGGATCATCCTTTTCTTCCAACACTATACACTTCATTTGAG ACCCCTACACACGTTTGTTTGATAACAGACTTCTGCCCTGGTGGGGAGTTATTCGCATTGCTTGATAAGCAACCCATGAAAATGTTTAAAGAGGATTCTGCAAG GTTCTATGCTGCAGAGGTCGTCATTGGCTTGGAATATCTTCATTGTCTAG GAATCATTTACCGGGATCTGAAGCCTGAAAATATTCTTCTCCAGAAGGATGGGCATATTACACTTGCCGACTTCGATTTATCACTTGTGACATCCTGCAAACCGCAG ATTGTGAAGTATCCATTGCCTCAAGGTAGAAGGAGATCTCGAAGTCAACCACCACCAGTATTTGTTGCAGAGCCGATCACGCAATCAAATTCTTTTGTTGGAACTGAAGAGTATATAGCTCCTGTATG GAAATTATAA
- the LOC120089300 gene encoding phototropin-2 isoform X1 yields the protein MEDKRGMSSNKPTDKWMAFDRESNTTNTPGNESEDRKSWQSSSKRATSTEANIAERAAEWGLVVETNVEEGSFKAIVGRASGEGGGSKRSSEKISDTGRTSSFGNETSGVFPRVSQELKDALASLEQTFVVSDATKPDCPIVYASSGFFGMTGYASEEVIGRNCRFLQGPETDQKEVDKIRYAVKNGKSYCGRLLNYKKNGTPFWNLLTVTPIKDDNGNTIKFIGMQVEVSKYTEGINDKALRPNGLPKSLIRYDARQKEKAMDSITEVVQTVKNPRSNRAMSHDTTRKKEDLEKFNLDYVLPKSVEAASATPGRQTPQQDLRDDGLGKKPRLSSRVSLVGFKGKSLSSSRKLEVTAFEPEILMTDEIERTDSWDRAEREKDIRQGIDLATTLERIEKNFVITDPRLPDNPIIFASDSFLELTEYTREEILGRNCRFLQGPETDQETVSKIRDAIREQREITVQLINYTKTGKKFWNLFHLQPMRDETGELQYFIGVQLDGSGHVEPLQNRLSETAEMQSAKLVKATAENVDEAVRELPDANLRPEDLWAIHSQPVFPRPHKKHSSSWTAIQKIIRRGEKIGLQHFKPIKPLGCGDTGSVHLVELLGTSELYALKAMEKSALLNRNKVHRACIERQIIALLDHPFLPTLYTSFETPTHVCLITDFCPGGELFALLDKQPMKMFKEDSARFYAAEVVIGLEYLHCLGIIYRDLKPENILLQKDGHITLADFDLSLVTSCKPQIVKYPLPQGRRRSRSQPPPVFVAEPITQSNSFVGTEEYIAPEIITGEGHSSSIDWWALGILLYEMLYGRTPFRGKNRQKTFGNILHKDLTFPSSIQVSLAARQLINALLQRDPARRLGSSTGANEIKQHPFFQSINWPLIRCMVPPPLESPLHLTGKDGTTKNVNWEDDGVLSSMDLDFF from the exons ATGGAGGACAAGCGAGGTATGAGCAGCAACAAGCCTACCGATAAATGGATGGCATTTGACAGAGAATCAAACACAACAAACACTCCTGGAAATGAATCAGAAGACAGAAAAAGCTGGCAATCTTCTTCCAAACGGGCAACATCAACAGAAGCAAACATAGCAGAAAGGGCGGCGGAGTGGGGACTGGTGGTGGAGACAAACGTGGAAGAAGGCAGTTTCAAGGCCATCGTGGGGAGAGCATCAGGGGAAGGAGGGGGCAGCAAAAGATCATCAGAGAAAATCAGTGACACAGGAAGAACATCAAGCTTTGGCAATGAAACCTCTGGAGTTTTCCCAAGGGTATCACAAGAGTTGAAGGATGCTTTGGCTTCTTTGGAACAGACATTTGTAGTCTCTGATGCCACCAAACCAGACTGCCCCATCGTGTATGCGAGCAGTGGCTTCTTTGGCATGACTGGTTATGCTTCAGAGGAGGTCATTGGAAGGAACTG CCGTTTTCTTCAGGGACCAGAGACGGACCAGAAAGAAGTTGACAAAATTCGATATGCAGTGAAAAACGGCAAAAGCTACTGCGGGAGGCTTTTGAACTACAAGAAGAATGGCACTCCTTTCTGGAATCTTCTGACAGTCACGCCTATCAAGGATGACAATGGCAATACTATCAAATTTATTGG AATGCAGGTAGAAGTAAGCAAGTACACAGAAGGCATAAATGATAAAGCATTACGACCGAACGGGTTGCCGAAGTCTTTAATCCGCTATGATG CTCGCCAGAAGGAAAAGGCAATGGATTCCATCACAGAGGTTGTTCAGACCGTGAAGAATCCTCGATCTAATCGAGCTATGAGTCATGACACTACCagaaaaaaagaagatttgGAAAAGTTCAATCTTGATTATGTTCTTCCAAAGTCGGTTGAAGCTGCAAGTGCTACACCGGGTAGACAAACTCCTCAACAGGACCTCAGAGATGATGGGTTAGGCAAGAAACCTAGGTTATCAAGTCGAGTTTCTTTAGTGGG TTTCAAAGGGAAATCTCTAAGCAGTTCAAGGAAGCTTGAAGTAACAGCCTTTGAACCAGAAATTTTGATGACCGACGAAATAGAACGGACTGATAGTTGGGACCGTGCTGAAAGAGAAAAGGATATTCGCCAAGGAATTGATTTAGCTACCACATTGGAGCGAATTGAGAAAAATTTTGTCATTACTGATCCAAGGCTTCCTGATAATCCAATT ATATTTGCATCTGACAGCTTTCTTGAATTGACGGAATATACACGTGAGGAAATTTTGGGACGAAACTGTCG GTTTCTTCAAGGACCTGAAACGGATCAAGAAACTGTCTCAAAGATAAGGGATGCAATTAGGGAACAAAGAGAAATAACTGTTCAGTTGATCAACTATACCAAGACTG GTAAAAAGTTCTGGAATTTATTCCACTTGCAACCAATGCGTGATGAAACG GGAGAGCTTCAGTATTTTATTGGTGTACAACTAGATGGAAGTGGTCATGTGGAACCTTTGCAAAACCGCCTTTCTGAGACGGCAGAGATGCAAAGTGCCAAGCtg GTTAAAGCCACTGCAGAGAATGTTGATGAGGCTGTCCGTGAACTTCCTGATGCCAACTTG AGACCAGAAGATTTGTGGGCAATTCACTCTCAACCAGTCTTCCCAAGGCCTCACAAGAAGCATAGTTCTTCTTGGACTGCTATACAGAAG atTATCCGACGTGGTGAAAAAATTGGACTCCAACATTTTAAGCCTATTAAACCACTGGGTTGTGGAGACACTGGCAG TGTTCATCTGGTGGAACTTCTAGGTACAAGCGAACTTTATGCCTTGAAAGCAATGGAGAAATCAGCACTTTTGAATCGAAACAAG GTCCACAGAGCATGCATTGAAAGGCAAATCATTGCGCTTTTGGATCATCCTTTTCTTCCAACACTATACACTTCATTTGAG ACCCCTACACACGTTTGTTTGATAACAGACTTCTGCCCTGGTGGGGAGTTATTCGCATTGCTTGATAAGCAACCCATGAAAATGTTTAAAGAGGATTCTGCAAG GTTCTATGCTGCAGAGGTCGTCATTGGCTTGGAATATCTTCATTGTCTAG GAATCATTTACCGGGATCTGAAGCCTGAAAATATTCTTCTCCAGAAGGATGGGCATATTACACTTGCCGACTTCGATTTATCACTTGTGACATCCTGCAAACCGCAG ATTGTGAAGTATCCATTGCCTCAAGGTAGAAGGAGATCTCGAAGTCAACCACCACCAGTATTTGTTGCAGAGCCGATCACGCAATCAAATTCTTTTGTTGGAACTGAAGAGTATATAGCTCCT GAAATTATAACAGGGGAAGGCCACAGCAGCTCTATCGATTGGTGGGCTCTTG GTATATTGTTGTATGAGATGCTTTATGGTCGCACACCTTTCAGGGGAAAGAACAGGCAGAAGACTTTTGGTAACATCTTGCACAAAGATCTCACCTTCCCAAGTAGCATTCAG GTAAGTCTTGCAGCAAGGCAGTTGATCAATGCATTGCTACAAAGAGACCCCGCCAGACGTTTAGGATCAAGTACAGGTGCAAATGAAATCAAACAGCACCCCTTTTTCCAATCAATTAACTGGCCACTAATCCGGTGTATG GTCCCGCCACCATTGGAATCACCTCTTCACCTTACTGGAAAAGATGGAACAACCAAAAACGTAAACTGGGAAGATGATGGTGTGCTTAGCTCAATGGATTTGGATTTTTTCTGA